CTACCCGCAAACTGGCACGGAAAACCGGCATAGACATCAGATTGAAGTGTACGGTAAGCGAGATTGTTGCAGATGGCGGTCAACTTGCTGCAGTTAAGTTATCAGACAACAGCATGATTGAAACCCGCTTGCTGATTGTTGCCATCGGCATCTCACCAAATTCGGAGCCCTTATGTGGGCATGACAAGGGGGTGCCGGTTGACCGGCAGATGCTGGCCGGCGCCGGAATATATACAGCCGGAGATGTTGCCGTCACTCCACATGCCGTTACCGGGGAGACCGGCATCTACGCCACGTACCCCAATGCCATGCAGCAAACTCGCACCGCTGCCAGGCACCTGCTGCACGGCGATGGCCAATATGCCGGATCCGTCAATACCAATGTGCTGAAAAAACACATTGATTTTCCCATAGTATCAGCCGGCAGTTTTACGGGAGAGACGGTTACCTGGCAGCAGGGGGACATCTGGCGACGGGTTTATCTGGAGGACGATATGATCAACGGCTACATCATCATCGGCGATACCCGTATTTCCGGCTATATCTATCAGCTGTACCTGTCCCGCAAGAAGGTGGATAGCACCATTAAGAAAGTCCTCTCTGCGCCCCGTCATGACGCCTATTATCGCCATATGCTGGGATGTGGTCAGGAGCCGTAATTTTCCAATAAAGCCTCCCCCCTGACTTTGTCAGCCTGTTTCAGGCAGCCTTTCCCCCCCTCAATTAACATTCCTCATTAAATACTTATGGCACTCAAAATGCTATAACGGGTCATTCGGAATTGTTTTTGCCAGAAAAATGGTCAAGAAACAAATAGCTAGTGTCCCGTGCGGTTAGTTCACCGCAAGAATTCTGAGGGATTTTGGTTACTGGCAAGGCGCGGCGACGCAGGCCTAGCAGGGCCTAAGCCAAGGAGATGCAACGCAGCCAGGGGCCAAAAGAGCCAGAATTGTAAGGAATGATTTAACCGATCGGGACACTAGTTACTTCGACAGGCGTTGCCGCTTGATGAATTGATTCGGCGTATTAACGGGTCACCAGGATTTTCATGCTATTTAACGTAAATGTGAAAGAGGTTAAATTTCTCGAAGGAGGAACGCAGATGGCAAAGCGAACAGCCGTAAAGGCCCGGGCATGGTTCGGGCAGCAGATCGCACTCCTGTGCCTATTGCTCATATCAGTGGGCAGTGCCTGGGGCGCAGAGATGGTAACCAACGGTGCTTTCAGTGGCAGCGCCGGCTGGACATTCAGTACCGCCACCTATGACAGCACCACAGGCAGAAGTGCTAATGGTTCAGCCAAACTGTACATTGCGGCAAGAAACACAGCCACCGCCGGTACAGTGACTCAGTCGGTTTCCATTCCTGCCGGGTCAGTCATCAATGCTGTGGCCTTGTATTCCCAGTTGACCACCAATTATGAAACTGCAGGCGACAACATATCGGTAGACCTGCGCTATGAAGATGCCACCACCGTCAACATTTTCAGTTCCGGTGAGCTTACCAACAGCTCTTGGACTGTGCGCAATGGTGCCGGTGTCACCTTAGCGCAGAATGTCAATCAGATTATCATCACCATGAACACCAAGGCGGGCAATAATGCGGCAGCAAACGCTTCCCTGTGGGTGGACGACCTGTCCATCAGCTACACAGCGTCAAACAACGGTACTACTCCCGGCGCAATGACGTCCTTCGGCGCCACGGATAAACAGATCAGCATCCAAGTCGCCTTCACAGGCGATGATGATAACGATAACAGTTGTGTCATTGCCTACGGCACTACTCCTGGTAACTACAACTTTACGGCGCCGGCGCCGGTGAAAGGTGCAGGTATTTACACCACCACCGTCAGCGGCCTTACCCCCAATACCCCCTATTATTTCCAAGCCACTTTTACAGATCCAGACAACACTCCCGGCACGGTGACCGGTACATTCTCCACGACCCCGCCTCTTTCGGACCCTCTGCTGCACAACAGCATCAACCTTGGCGCCAAGTACTGGTCGGCCAGCAGCGGTTGGGGTGTTGCCGGTGGTCAGTATGGAGAGTTCACCTGTACCACCTGTCATAATCGAAACACCGGTAACATAAAAAGGGTAGTGGGTTCGATACCTGCCACCATCGGTACGGCAGTAGTGAAACCTGTAACATACCGCAACGTCACCGCCTTCGGTAACGATGCCGGCGGGCATACCACTTCGCAGCGCATCTGTGAAGTCTGCCACACCCAGACTACTGAGCATAAGTATAACCAGACAACCGGCGACCTGAATCATAAGAACGCCAATTTAACGGACTGTACCTCCTGTCATGCCCACAACAAGTCCTTTGGTGCATCTTGTAACAGTTGCCACGGATATCCCCCCATCAACGCCACTCTTGGTACTGACGGTCTGGCCTCGCCTGCAACAGGCGTGCTGGTCTCCGGACAGGCTGGCGCCCATGCCACCCACGTCAATGTCCGCGGAATGACCTGCGAAACCTGTCACCAGGGCTATACTCAAAACCCGATGGGGAATCAGACCCTGGAATTTGGTTTCAATATCAACGAAGGAACCATATCCGGATTCAAAGGCACCTTCAACGGCGGCAGTTTTGCCAGTAAAACGCCATATTCCCCTTACAGCAGCAACTCAACCTATACCGGCACGACAGTCAACATGGCAACAGGCAACAACAATACCTGTTCCAACCTCTACTGTCACGGCGGATATGCAGGCAGCAACGGCTCCCTCACGGTTCCCTCCTGGACCGCCGGTGCAACTGCCAAGGGTTGTGGTGCCTGCCACGGCGTCAGCCAGGCAACTCCTCCCACCTCCGGCAACCATGTCCGCCATACCGGAACGGCAACGGGCAACATGGGCATTGCTTGTAGTGATTGTCACGGGACGCTTCCTGCCAATAATGCACATGTTAATGGCAATGTGGTAACAAGCCTGAATCCCGCATCGAAACTGCGGGCAAATGCCACTTACAAGGGCTTTGCCAACCAGTCTTCCGTAGCGCTCAGCTATGGCGCCTGTGCTGTTTACTGCCACAGCACGGTTCAGAACTCGACGGCAACGGCGGTGGCGACTCCGACAGTGACGCCAGTATGGGGAGGCGCACCAATCGTCTCCTGCGACACCTCGGCATGCCACGGCAATCCACCGGCCAATGCCAACCATTCCACCCACGTAAATGCAGGCTACGAGTGTATTGTCTGTCATAATGCAGCGGGCAGGGACACTGCCAAGCATGCCGACTACAACATCGATGTTACCTTCAGCGGCGTTGCCGGTTCCGGCACCTACAGCCAATCCCCCAATGCCCCCGGCAACGGGTTCGGCACTTGTTCGGCGACGTACTGCCACAACGGAGCAGCCAGTGCTCCCTCATGGAATGGCTCTTCCCTGCCGACTGATTGTACAGGATGCCATGGTAATGAAGTGACCGCGGCAACCAAGTTGAGTGGAGCTCACAATGCCCATCTGAACAATGCAAGCCAGGGGGGCGTCTTTACATGTAGTTCCTGCCACGCCCCGACTATTACCAATCCCAACAATAGAACGATTACGAACAGCATTTCCCATGTCAACGGCATGCTCAACTACTCCGGTCTCTATGCGGGCAGGAACGCGACCTGTAGCAACATCTACTGCCACAGCACCGGCAAGGGCACCTTCGTCAATCCACCAACATGGGCCAGCGGCACAACCTTGGGTTGTAACGGCTGCCACGGCACCGGCGGCAATACAAGTGGTATGCCTTCACCGGACGCCGTCGGCGTCAACAGCCACACCAAGCACCTGCCGACCCAGGACACCACCAAGTGCGTCTACTGTCACCGCACAACGGTCAACGGCACCAACGCCATCATAACCGGCAGTCAGCACATCAATGCTGCACGCGATGTCCGCTTCAGCAAGCCCAATGCCTTCACCAACAACTCTGGTGCATATAATGCCGGCAACAGGACCTGTTCGACCTCCTACTGCCACGGCACCGCAGCATCCGATGCCTGGGGTACCGCCGGTCCGCTGGCATGTAACAAGTGTCACGCCGGCAGTAACGTCCTGCCCGGTGCCCATGGCATTCACTACAACACGGCAACTGTCGTCACCGGTCTCTACGGAGCGGCTCCCGGCAGCTCCAGCCAGAGTGCCACCGCCTACCAGTTTTCATGTTCAGCCTGCCACGGCACCGATGCCACTAAGCATGCCAACTACCCAGTGGCCAATGCATCCGATGCCACCATCTTCTTCGGATTCTCCTCCGCCGGCCGTGGACAGAACGCCACTAACGCCTATGTTGCCCAGGCAACCGGCTCCACCGACGCGGCTGGGTTCCAGTGGACCACCGGCGGTAACGGCAACTGTAGCGCCACCTACTGCCACAGCAACGCCCGCGGCAGTAACGGCGTAAGCGCATCGGTCAACTGGGGTATCACCGCCAGGGATGCGAGCTGCGGAACCTGCCATGGCAACTCAACCACCACCATCGCCGGTAGCAACCCCGCCAGCACGCCCAGCATGCTCTCCGGTGCCCATAAGGCCCACATCTCTACAGTCTCTACCGGTGGCAGTTTTGCCTGTACCGACTGCCACGCTGACACCCTGAGCGGGAATACCACCATTGCCGCCAATGCTTATAACAAGCACGTCAACAAGTTCATCAACTACTCCGGCCGCTATGCCGGGAAGAACAAGACCTGTTCTACCTTCTATTGCCACAGTAACGGCAAGGGGGGTGCACCTGTAACTGCGCTGCCTGCCTGGACCAGCGGCACGACCCTTGGCTGTAACGGCTGCCACGGCTCCACCGGCAACGCCAGCGGTATGCCCACACCCGATGCCGTCGGCGTCAACAGCCACACCAAGCACCTGCCGACCCAGGACACCACCAAGTGCGTCTACTGCCACAGGACCACCGTCAACGGCACCAACGCCATCATAACCGGCAGCCAGCACATCAATGCTGCACGTGATGTCCGCTTCAGCAAGCCCAATGCCTTCACTAACAACTCTGGTGCATATAATGCCGGCAACAGGACCTGTTCGACCTCCTACTGCCACGGCACCGCAGCATCCGATGCCTGGGGTACCGCCGGTCCGCTTGCATGTAACAAGTGTCACGCTGGCAGTAACGTCCTGCCCGGTGCCCACGGCATTCACTACAACACGGCAACTGTCGTCACCGGTCTCTACGGAGCGGCTCCCGGCAGCTCCAGCCAGAGTGCCACCGCCTACCAGTTTTCATGTTCAGCCTGCCACGGCACCGATGCCGCTAAGCATGCCAACTACCCAGTGGCCGATGCATCCGATGCCACCATCTTCTTCGGATTCTCCTCCGCTGGCCGTGGCCAGAACGCCACTAACGCCTATGTTGCCCAGGCAACCGGCTCCACCGACGCGGCTGGGTTCCAGTGGACCACCGGCGGTAACGGCAACTGTAGCGCCACCTACTGCCACAGCAACGCCCGCGGCAGCAACGGCGTAAGCGCATCCGTCAACTGGGGTATCACCGCCAGGGATGCGAGCTGCGGAACCTGCCATGGCAACTCAACCACCACCATCGCCGGCAGCAACCCTGCCAGCACGCCCAATATGCTCTCCGGTGCCCACAAGGCCCACATAGTAGGAGTATCTACCGGCGGCGGCTTCGGTTGTGTTGACTGCCATGCAACTACGGTCAGCAGCAACACAACGATCGGGACAAGTCGCTACAATAAACATGTCAACAAGTTCGTTGATTACTCCGGCCTCTATGCAGGCAAGAACAAAACCTGCAGCAATATCTACTGCCACAGCACAGGCAGAGGCACCTTTGTCAATCCGCCCACCTGGGCAAGCGGCACAACCCTCGACTGTAGCGGCTGCCACGGCTCTACCTCCGCCAACCTCACCTCGGGCAGCCATAATGCCCACTTGGTCGCCGGTGCCACCTGCCAGAACTGCCACTGGAACACCACCCAGGCCAATGGTACAATTGTAGTCGTCGCCGAACACATCAGCAGAACAGTCGGCGTCAATCAAGGCAGTACCTTTAAATCGGCCGCCGTCAGCTTCACCGGTACCACGAGCTGTTCGGCAATTTCCTGTCACAGCAACGGCACCTCCGGCGGGGCAGCTGCAGCAACCTGGGGCGGTACCCTCAAATGTGACGGCTGCCATCCCAATCTCTCCGCCGCCCACACGGTTCACGCCAACCTGAACCTGAGCACCGGCGTCACCTTCTACAACTATACCGCCATCAAGTCCACCGGTTCCGAGGCGGTCAACGGCGTCAAGTACGGCTTCGGCTGCGGTACCTGTCATCCACTGGTGGAATCGACCTACCATATGGACGGCAGCGTCGAGGTACAACTTGATCCGGCCACCGTCGGCGCCGGCGCCCTGCGCCAGAAAAACGGCGTCGGCGCAATAATGAACGGTGACAAGAGCTGTGATATGGTCTACTGCCACAGTGACGGCAAAAACACCATGGTTGCATCCGGCAACGGCCATGCACCTGTCTGGACGACCACCTTTGCAGCCCTCGGTGGCGACCGTTGTGCCAAGTGCCACGGCAACTCCCCGCAGACCTCAGCCCACGACGCACACCAGGTCGGCATTCACTACAATAACATCTACAACGGGACGTCCGGCAAGCTGGCTGCTGGTGCAAGTGGCTCTTCCAGCCATGGTGTAGCAGGCCAGTCAACCACCATCACCTGTAACATCTGTCACAACAAAACTATGACTGCCGCGGCAAATGACCAGAACGCCCTCTGTAACACCTGCCACACCAAGGGTGTCAATGGCGCATTGGTTAAGGGTAATGCCAAAATTGCCGATTTCTCCTTCCACGTCAACGGCAAGAAAGAAATCGCCTTCCTGCCTTCGCTCAAGGTCGTCTCGAAGGCACAGCTCAGACAGACCAGCTTCTCCAACTACTCCGGTCTCTGGGTACGTAACGGCGGCAACTACAAGAACGGCGTTAACGCCTTCGACACCGCCAAAACCGCTTTTGCGGACAACATGTGGAACTCGACGGCAGGTACCTGCTCCAACATCTCCTGTCACAACCTGAGAGTAGGCGAGGCCGTCAACTGGACCGACACCACCATCAGTTGTAATTCCTGTCACAGCAAGTTGTAATCGGAACCAAATAACCAGCAGCACAAAGAAAGGCCGGAGAAATCCGGCCTTTCTTTTTTTGTCATGGGTAATAGTGAAAGAAAAAAGTCAAGGGAAGTGGCGGTTTCTGCGACGGGGGCGATGCAACCTCGATGAAGCGGGAATGAAAGCCTTCGCTTTAAAAGCACCCCAGCTGGCATTGCTTGATTTTATACTTCTGAACATTGGCTGCTTCGGCGACGGCCATCGGTTTGACCTTTAGTTCACGGGCGAGGGCAGCGGCGGCGGTACAGGTGAACTCTCCCTTTTCACCGAGGGCTGCGACCCGGCGGGCCACTTCTTCGGTGAATGGTTCCTTTACCGTGCCGGCATGGGCGGTCTTGCTCACCTTGAAACAGCCGAGCTGGCAGTCGGTGATGCGGAGTCCGAGCCTGTCGATCATGGCGCCGACGGCAAGGCGGGAAACGCCGGCATCGGCAGCGATTTTCCAGGCTGACGGACAGGGAACGTAGCCGTCCCTGGCGGCGCTCCTGACTGCTGTCTCCAAATTTTTGAGGGCTTCCTGTGAGAGATTATCGGGGTTTTCGGGCAGGTTTATCCTGCCCTTTTTCTTTTGACGGTCGGCATCGTTGAAGTCGCGCATGGGGTTCCTCTTTCTGCATCGGTTGCTGTATAAAAACATTGTTTTATGTGTCCGATGAAATAGCGCCAACCGCACGATTTGTCAAGGGAAGATCAAGGGTGCCTCAGGTATGCACCGTTGACGATGTTGACCGGCGCGCTGGCCAGGAAAGAGCGGATGTTTTCGGCGATGATGGCAGTCAGCCTGCGCCGGGCGGCGAGGGAGGCCCAGGCCAGGTGGGGGGTGAAGATGCAGTTCGGGGTGGCGAGCAGCGGGTTGTCGGCCAGCATCGGCTCGTGGGCGACCACATCCAGCCCGGCACCGGCAATACGGCCTGTTTTGAGGGCCTCTGCCAAGTCTGTCTCGTTGATCAGCCCGCCGCGGGCCACATTGACCAAAAAGGCCCCGGGCTTCATGACGGACAGGAGGGCCGAGTTGACGAATCCGCTGTTGTCTTCGGTCTGTGGGCAGTTGAGGGAGACCACGTCGGAAACGGCGAAGAGTTCCTCAAGGGGGAGAAATCGGACTGGTAGCGGGCCGGGATCTTTGGGACGGGGATTGTAGGCGACGACGCGCATGCCGAAGGCGGCGCCGATTCTGGCGACGGTACGGCCGATGGCGCCGAAACCGACGATGCCGAGGGTCAGGCCGTCCAATTCCAGAATCGACGTCTTCCAGAAGGAATGATCCGGGCAACGGACCCATTCCCCTTTCTTGACCGCCGTATCGTGCAGCCCGACCCGGTTGGTCAGCTCCAGGATCAGGGCAAAGGCGTTCTGAGCGACGGACTCGGTGGAATAGGCGGGGACATTTGCTACAGGGATGCCGCGCCGTCCCGCTTCTGCCACGTCCACGTTGTTATAGCCGGTGGCCAGGAGCGAAATGTAGCGCAAGTTGGGGAGTTGGGCCAGGGTGGCGGCATCCAGTTTCACCTTGCTGGTGAGGATGATTTCAGCATCCCTGGCCCGTTCCACTTTCAGTTCGGGAGGGGTCCGGTCGTAAATGGTACAGCTGCCGAGGGCCTCGACGGCATCCCAAGGGTTGTCTCCGGGGTTGATGGTGTAGCCGTCGAGGATGACGATGGCCGGGCGCTTGCTCATGGGGCGGTTCCCTCCTTACTGGTTATGGAATAATTCCGATTCATCCGGGCTTCCTTGGAAATAAAAGGCAGCCGCGACATCGTCCGTTCACTCTGTCGCCACAGCTGCGGACCTAGCGGTGCCGTCCGCGTAACGAAACACGATGCTTGAAGTAGCGGATCTCCTCCATTCGACATGAGGCGGGTGTCCGCTCACCGCTGCAGCTCGTCGTTCACTCCCGATGCCACGACTGCCTTCTCCGGAAATGTCTGAAGAACCAAGTTTCGAGAGTGTACCACAAATCTCATTCCTGGGCAGCAGGCAGGGCATACCGA
This region of Geotalea daltonii FRC-32 genomic DNA includes:
- a CDS encoding NAD(P)/FAD-dependent oxidoreductase, producing MMKIVTVGTGMAAAEFVQRLRLAGFRGEIVMCSDENFAPYSPCVIPFYLAGEPLDTVFWKGKDFYQHYRVTPRLSDPVVEVDAEKRIVRTVAGRAEAYDRLFYAAGARSWYPCPEWLETQGVFGFKTLTDMVAIDEYIKEHNIKKGVVFGGGFIGVDAALALRHRGLDMMLVHRNNRILSQMTDKEGGQFATRKLARKTGIDIRLKCTVSEIVADGGQLAAVKLSDNSMIETRLLIVAIGISPNSEPLCGHDKGVPVDRQMLAGAGIYTAGDVAVTPHAVTGETGIYATYPNAMQQTRTAARHLLHGDGQYAGSVNTNVLKKHIDFPIVSAGSFTGETVTWQQGDIWRRVYLEDDMINGYIIIGDTRISGYIYQLYLSRKKVDSTIKKVLSAPRHDAYYRHMLGCGQEP
- a CDS encoding CxxxxCH/CxxCH domain c-type cytochrome encodes the protein MAKRTAVKARAWFGQQIALLCLLLISVGSAWGAEMVTNGAFSGSAGWTFSTATYDSTTGRSANGSAKLYIAARNTATAGTVTQSVSIPAGSVINAVALYSQLTTNYETAGDNISVDLRYEDATTVNIFSSGELTNSSWTVRNGAGVTLAQNVNQIIITMNTKAGNNAAANASLWVDDLSISYTASNNGTTPGAMTSFGATDKQISIQVAFTGDDDNDNSCVIAYGTTPGNYNFTAPAPVKGAGIYTTTVSGLTPNTPYYFQATFTDPDNTPGTVTGTFSTTPPLSDPLLHNSINLGAKYWSASSGWGVAGGQYGEFTCTTCHNRNTGNIKRVVGSIPATIGTAVVKPVTYRNVTAFGNDAGGHTTSQRICEVCHTQTTEHKYNQTTGDLNHKNANLTDCTSCHAHNKSFGASCNSCHGYPPINATLGTDGLASPATGVLVSGQAGAHATHVNVRGMTCETCHQGYTQNPMGNQTLEFGFNINEGTISGFKGTFNGGSFASKTPYSPYSSNSTYTGTTVNMATGNNNTCSNLYCHGGYAGSNGSLTVPSWTAGATAKGCGACHGVSQATPPTSGNHVRHTGTATGNMGIACSDCHGTLPANNAHVNGNVVTSLNPASKLRANATYKGFANQSSVALSYGACAVYCHSTVQNSTATAVATPTVTPVWGGAPIVSCDTSACHGNPPANANHSTHVNAGYECIVCHNAAGRDTAKHADYNIDVTFSGVAGSGTYSQSPNAPGNGFGTCSATYCHNGAASAPSWNGSSLPTDCTGCHGNEVTAATKLSGAHNAHLNNASQGGVFTCSSCHAPTITNPNNRTITNSISHVNGMLNYSGLYAGRNATCSNIYCHSTGKGTFVNPPTWASGTTLGCNGCHGTGGNTSGMPSPDAVGVNSHTKHLPTQDTTKCVYCHRTTVNGTNAIITGSQHINAARDVRFSKPNAFTNNSGAYNAGNRTCSTSYCHGTAASDAWGTAGPLACNKCHAGSNVLPGAHGIHYNTATVVTGLYGAAPGSSSQSATAYQFSCSACHGTDATKHANYPVANASDATIFFGFSSAGRGQNATNAYVAQATGSTDAAGFQWTTGGNGNCSATYCHSNARGSNGVSASVNWGITARDASCGTCHGNSTTTIAGSNPASTPSMLSGAHKAHISTVSTGGSFACTDCHADTLSGNTTIAANAYNKHVNKFINYSGRYAGKNKTCSTFYCHSNGKGGAPVTALPAWTSGTTLGCNGCHGSTGNASGMPTPDAVGVNSHTKHLPTQDTTKCVYCHRTTVNGTNAIITGSQHINAARDVRFSKPNAFTNNSGAYNAGNRTCSTSYCHGTAASDAWGTAGPLACNKCHAGSNVLPGAHGIHYNTATVVTGLYGAAPGSSSQSATAYQFSCSACHGTDAAKHANYPVADASDATIFFGFSSAGRGQNATNAYVAQATGSTDAAGFQWTTGGNGNCSATYCHSNARGSNGVSASVNWGITARDASCGTCHGNSTTTIAGSNPASTPNMLSGAHKAHIVGVSTGGGFGCVDCHATTVSSNTTIGTSRYNKHVNKFVDYSGLYAGKNKTCSNIYCHSTGRGTFVNPPTWASGTTLDCSGCHGSTSANLTSGSHNAHLVAGATCQNCHWNTTQANGTIVVVAEHISRTVGVNQGSTFKSAAVSFTGTTSCSAISCHSNGTSGGAAAATWGGTLKCDGCHPNLSAAHTVHANLNLSTGVTFYNYTAIKSTGSEAVNGVKYGFGCGTCHPLVESTYHMDGSVEVQLDPATVGAGALRQKNGVGAIMNGDKSCDMVYCHSDGKNTMVASGNGHAPVWTTTFAALGGDRCAKCHGNSPQTSAHDAHQVGIHYNNIYNGTSGKLAAGASGSSSHGVAGQSTTITCNICHNKTMTAAANDQNALCNTCHTKGVNGALVKGNAKIADFSFHVNGKKEIAFLPSLKVVSKAQLRQTSFSNYSGLWVRNGGNYKNGVNAFDTAKTAFADNMWNSTAGTCSNISCHNLRVGEAVNWTDTTISCNSCHSKL
- a CDS encoding D-2-hydroxyacid dehydrogenase, translated to MSKRPAIVILDGYTINPGDNPWDAVEALGSCTIYDRTPPELKVERARDAEIILTSKVKLDAATLAQLPNLRYISLLATGYNNVDVAEAGRRGIPVANVPAYSTESVAQNAFALILELTNRVGLHDTAVKKGEWVRCPDHSFWKTSILELDGLTLGIVGFGAIGRTVARIGAAFGMRVVAYNPRPKDPGPLPVRFLPLEELFAVSDVVSLNCPQTEDNSGFVNSALLSVMKPGAFLVNVARGGLINETDLAEALKTGRIAGAGLDVVAHEPMLADNPLLATPNCIFTPHLAWASLAARRRLTAIIAENIRSFLASAPVNIVNGAYLRHP